Genomic window (Xylanimonas protaetiae):
CCGGCACCATGTCGAGCGTCGTCACGAGGTCGGGGTCGGCGTGGGCCTGCACCTGCACGGCGCCGACGCCGAGGTCCGCGAGCTGCGTGGAGAGCCCCGCCTCCTGCCCGACGCTGAGCGCCGCGACGAGCGAGTCGAGCCGGTCGGCGGCCGCCGGCGACGTCCGCACGACCGCCGACGAGTCGACGAGCGCGGACCCGTCGGCGCGCAGCAGCGTGTAGCCGACGACGCCGTCGCCCGTGTGCCCGAGCTCGAGCACGCGGGCGGCGCGAGGCTCGGCCTGCATCTGGCGCCCGACGGCGGGGACGACGGCCGCGGAGGTGGCGTGCAGGTCGCCGAGCTCCCGCCCGTGCGACTCCGCGAGCGTCCAGGAGAGGGCGCCGGCGCCGGGGAGCAGCACGAGCACCGCGACGGCGACGAGCCCCACGCCACGGCGCGCGCGCGTCCACCCCGTGCGCTCGGCGTCGGCGAGGGCCTCCCGCGCCACGGGCGCGCCGAGCAGCGCGGCACCGCCGAGCCCCAGGAGCACGAGGCTCGCACCGGCCCCCGGCCAGGCGCCCTGCGCCGCGGCGAGCATCCCGGCCACCATCCCGACGGCGGCGACGAGCCACGCGGTGCGCGCCCCGCCGACGACGCGGGGCCGGGCCAGCGCGGCGAGCGCGAGGAGCACGACGAGCGCGCCGAAGACCCAGGGCGCCGCGTCGGCGAGCCGCGCGAGCACGGGGTGCGCCCCGGCGTCGACGGCGAACCAGGCACCCGGGACCTGCGCGTGGCCGAGCAGCAGCTGCCAGCCCGCGGGCGCCTCGCCGGCGGGCACGGGGGCGCCCGGCTCGGCGAGCAGCAGCCGCCACCCGCCGGCGTCCCACGTGCGCAGCACGTGCAGCCAGAAGGGCGCGGCGACGACGACGGAGGGCACGAGCGCGAGCGGCAGGTTCCGCCGGTCGCGGGGCGCGGCGAGCATGCCGAGCACCACGACGACGGCGACGGCCGGCAGGAGCACGGGCGCGCCGGCCACGGCGACGGCGAGCAGGAGGCCGGCCGCGGCGGCCGCTCCGAGCGACCCGCGGCGCACGCGGTCCGAGCGCCACACCTGCCGGGCGCGAGCCTCGGGGTCGGGGTTGGCGGACTCGGGCACCTCGACCTCGTCGCGGGCCTGCGCGCCCACCGAGCGCACGAGGGCGAGCGCGGCCCAGGGCAGCGCGAGGTGGGCCAGCAGGGCGCCGTACCGCCCGGTCTGGACGGCGGCGAGGAACGCGGGCGACCCGGCCCAGGCGAGCGCGCCGACCGTACGCGCCCACGTGGAGCGGGTCACGGACCCGGTCGCGAACCAGGCGCCGAGCGCGGCCAGGGGCAGCGCGGCGACGAACAGCACGTTGACCGCCGTCTGGAGCGAGCCGCCGGCCAGCCATGCGAGCACCGTCAGCGGCACGAGCACCGGGTCGGCGGGGGCACGCTCGCCCAGCCCGCTGGCCACCCAGCCCGACGTCGCCGCCGACCACACGTCGCCCGCCGAGCCGTGCGCGGGCAGCAGGGCCCCGCCGACGATGCGCCCGCCCTGGGCCAGCACGCCCTGCCAGGCCCCGAAGATCGCCACGGCGAGCGCGGCCGTGGCCAGCAGCGTCACGAGCAGCCCCGTCCGCCTCCGCAGCGCGAGCCTGCGCAGCTCGACGCGCTCCAGCTCGGTGGGCGCCCACCGGGTCCGGTTGGCCTCGTTGCGCGCGAGCCGCACGTCGCGCCGCTCGGTGTACACCTGCCGCCAGCTCGCCAGCAGCGGGTGCAGGGTTCGTCGTGGGAGCCGGGCCGTGCGGGCGGCGGCGCGCCGCGCGGTAAGCAGCGGCCCGGGCCGCAGCAGGTTCCACAGCGCGGCGACGATCTCGTCGCGCGCCTCGCCGGGGTGCTTGAGCGCGAGCCGGTACATCGCGGCGAGCGGCGCCCACAGCACCATCCCGAGCATCGCGAGCGGCAGCAGGGGCGCGGGGACGTGCGCGAGCCGGTGGTGGACCTGGCTGCGGCGTCGGGCCAGGTAGGACGCGCTCTCGTCGGGCGCCCGGCCCGGCTCGCCCCGCAGCCCGAGCAGCGACGCCTGCGCGTGGTGCACCACGGCCTCGGGGACGACGACGACGCGGTGCCCCGCGCGGCGCGCCCGCCGGCACAGGTCGAGCCCGTCGCCGAACGCCCCGTACTCGGGGTCCGTGCCGCCGAGCTCCTGCCACACCTCGGTGCGCACGAGCGCGCCCGCGAGCCCGACGGCGAGCACGTCCTCGCGCGCGTCGTGCTGGCCCTGGTCGATCTCCGTGTCGTCGATGCCCGTCATGCGGCGGCCGAGCGGGGACACCGTGTGCCCCACCTCGACGAGCATCTGCCCGCCCGACCCCGGCTCGAGCGGTGCGCCGTCGTCGGCCAGCGGCCAACGGCGCTGCTTGCACCCGGCGATCGCCACGGCCCGGGTGTGCTCGACGGCGCGCAGCAGCGCGGCGAGCGCCCCGGGGTCGGGGGCGGAGTCGTCGTGCAGGAGCCAGATCCAGCCGTGCGGGGTCGCGGCGCCCGCGGCGAGCGCGAGGTCGACGGCGTCGCCGAACGTGCGCGCGCCGGCGGCGGGCACGAACCGGGCGGCGTCGAGGCGCAGGCCGAGCGTCGTCCCCGTGGACCGCGGCGCGTCGACGTCGACCACGACGACGTCGTCGACCGCGCGGTCCTGGGCGCGCACGGCCGCCAGGGTGGTGGGCAGGAACGGGCTGCGCCCGCGAGTGACCACGACAGCCGTCACGGTCACGACCTGGGGGATCACGCCCGTCAGGGCGTGCACCACGTCGAGAGCGGCGTCGCCGGGGGTGGAACCCTCCCCGGGGAGGCCGCGGAGCTGGGTGAGGTCGGTGGCAGTCATCGCCCCTCGATGATCGGTCGGGCTGTGCCGAATCCTGGGCATTTGACGGCCCCGGCGGGTCGGCCACGTAGCGTGGCCGTCGTGCGCCGCGCCCTCGCCGCTGTCCCCGTGCTCGTGTGGCTCGCCGTCGCGCTGTTCCTGACGACGAGCCTCGCCCAGACCCTCGTCCTGCCGAACGGGCGCTCTCCGGACGAGCGCCAGCACGTCGACCTGGTGGTCAAGGCCGCCACGGGCCAGGCGTGGCCGTGGCCCGACCCGGGCACCGCCACCATCGCGACGGGCTCGGGCGCGTCGCAGTTCCTGCCGTCCAACCGCCTCGACGGCCCGCAGCACCTGCCGCTCGTCGACGTCCCGGCGCGTGGGGAGCGCGCGTCGTACCTGGACGCCGGGGGCGCCGAGCCCTGGGCGTCCGTGCGCGCCGACGGCGTCACGCGCGCGGTGCGCAACCAGCTCGTGCAGCACCCGCCGCTGTACTACCTGGCCGGCGGCGCGCTGCTGAACCTGTGGCCCGACTGGCAGCACGCCCCCTTCGACCAGGTGTGGCTCACGCTGCGCTGGGCCAACGCCCTGCTGCTGGCCCCGCTCCCCCTGCTGGTGTGGGCCGTGGCGCGCCGCCTCCGGCTCCCGGCACCCCTGCCCGTCGCCGCGGCGCTCGTGCCCTTCGCCGTGCCGGAGCTCACGCGCCTGGCGGCGTCGGTCAACAACGACAACCTGCTCGTGCTGCTCTTCGCCGTCGTCACGGTGCTGCTCGCGCGCGTCGTCACGGGCGACGCCTCGCGCCGCACGGGCGTGCTGCTGGGCGTCCTGACGACGGCGGCGCTGCTCACCAAGGGCTTCGCCCTGCTGCTGCCCGCGTGGATCGCCCTCGCGTACGCGGTGCTGTGGTGGCGCAGCCGGACCCGCGCGCCCGTGGTGGCGCTGGGCCTCGCTGCCGCGTGCGCCGTGCCGGGCGCGCTGTGGTGGGTGCGCAACCTGGTGCTCTTCGGCCGCGTGCAGCCCGCCGGGAACCGCGTCCACCAGGTCTCGCCCGAGCCCCTGTACTCGTGGTCCGACGGCGGCTGGCACTGGCTGGGGCGGCTGCTCGACCGGTTCGTCACGACGTTCGCCGTGCAGGACGGGTCCGCGCGCCTCGCCCGCGACGCCTCGTGGTGGGGAGCCCACGTGCTCCTCGTGCTCGTGCTCGCGGGGCTGGCGCTGACCCTGGCCCGGGGCGCGCTGCGCCGCGCCGACGTGGCGGTGCTCGTGCTCCCGACGGTCGCGCTCGGGGGGATCGTGGCCGCCGGGTCGTGGGAGACGTTCACGACGGTGCACACGATGGCGGCCATGCAGGGCCGCTACCTGTACGGCGGCCTCGCGGGCATGGCCGTGGCCGCGCTGGCCGCGGCCGGGGCGCTCGCCCCGCGCCGTCGCCGGTTCGTCTCCCTCGGGGTGCTCGGCGTCGCCCTGGTGGTGCACGCGGCGTACCAGGTGGACGTCTGGCAGCTCTACTGGACGGCCCCGGGGAGGTCGCTCGCCGACGCCGCCCGGGCCGCGTCGCACCTCTACCCGTTCGGGACGGGCGTCCAGGCGATCGTGCTGACGGCGGCCGCGGCAGCGCTGGTCACGTGCGTCGTCGCCACGGTGCGGGCGGCGTCGGCCGCCGCACCCGACGACGTCGAGATCAGGGTCAGACGGCGCGGCGCTTGAGCTTGCGGCGCTCGCGCTCCGACAGGCCGCCCCAGATGCCGAAGCGCTCGTCGTTCGCGAGCGCGTACTCGAGGCACTCGGCGCGCACCTCGCACCCGCTGCAGACCTTCTTGGCCTCGCGGGTCGAGCCGCCCTTCTCGGGGAAGAACGCCTCAGGGTCGGTCTGCGCGCACAGCGCGCGGTCCTGCCATCCGAGCAGCGTCTCGTCCTCGAGAGGCGTGCCGAACAGCGGGAGGACCGGGGCGACACGCTCCGGCGCACGCAGGGCGTCGGACGGGAAGTCGTCCTCGTCGAGCAAGTTCCACATGGCGGGCCCTCCAGGTGCTTTTACGGAAACCGCATACGTGGAATTACACGCGTGTCTTTCGGACACGTCAAGCCGGAATGTGCTAGCGAGGCGCCGAATCGCGCTCCTTCCGACGCCATTCACCCAGCCTTATACCCTGGGCCCGTGAACACCGCACCTGGAGCGCCCGCGACCGTTGCCCAGCTGATGAATGTGCTGCTCAGGGAGCCGGGACGGCCCCGGATCACGTGGTACGGCGACGACGGAGAACGCGTCGAGCTCTCGGGCGCGGTGCTCGTGAATTGGGTCAGCAAGACGACGAACCTGCTGGTGGAGGAGTTCGACGCCGCGCCCGGTTGTCGCACGTTGATCGATCTGCCCCTGCACTGGCGGACGGCCGTCTGGTCGCTGGGCGCGCTGCGCGCGGGCGCGACGGTGGTGCTGCCCGCGGACGACGGCTCCGCGCCCGACGGCCGGGGCGTCGACGTCGTCGTGACGACGCGTCCCCAGGAGCACTCCGGCGACGTCGTCGCGGTGGCGCTGCCCGCGCTCGCGCGACGCTTCGACGGCGACCTGCCGCCCGGCGCCGTCGACGCGGCCGGCGCCGTGATGACGTACGCCGACCAGATCCTGTGGACGTCCGAGACCGACCCGTCCGAGCCCGCGCTCGTGGCGCCGGCCGCGACGGCCCCGGTGCAGGGCGTGCTGCACGGCGACCTGCTGGCGTGGGCGGAGCGCACGTCGCCCGAGGCGGGCGCGCGGCTGCTGCTCGACGGGCGCCGGCCCGTGCTCGACGCGCTCGCGACGATGATCGGCACGTGGGCCGCGGGCGGGTCGGTGGTGCTCACGTCGGCCGCGACGGCGGCCGCCCTCGAGGCCGACGGGGAGCGCCGGGAGCGCCTGGTGGCTCAGGAGGGTGTGACGGCCTGAGGGGCGCTACCGCCCGCGCGCCGGCCGGACCAGCACGCCCACGGCCGCGAAGAGCAGGTCCACGAGCGTCAGGAGCACGCGGGCGAGCAGCACGACGAGCAGCACCGCGGCGTGCGGCAGCGACGCCGCGAGCAGCGTGAGCAGCACGGCCTCGCGCACGCCCGCGCCCGCGGGCACGAGCACGACGACGAACCCGGCCACCCAGGCGATCGCGTACGCGCCGACGAGCAGCACGAGCGTCCGCGGTGCGGCCTCGAGCCCCAGGCCCGTGGCGAGCAGCCACACGGCGAGCCCGGCGAGCGCCCAGCTCAGCACCGACCACGCCACGGCGACGCCCAGGCCGGACCACGTCAGCGGACGCTCCAGGGGCGGGCGGCGCAGCAGGCGGAAGCCGAGCCCGACGAGCCTGCTCAGCACGGGCGGGAGGAGCAGCACCAGCAGCAGGGGCGCCGCCCACGCGAGCCACACCCAGTCGCCCAGGGCGTCCGCGCCCGCGACGGGCAGGCACACCGCCGCGACCACGACGCCCGAGACGGTCCCGAGCAGGACGGCCAGGGCCATCCCCGCGAGCGAGCGCGCGCGGGGCACCTTGTGGTCGGCCCCGATCTCGGCGGCAGCCACCACGTTCCACACGCCGCCCGGCACGTATTTGCCGATCTGGCTGATGCCGAACACGGAGACCGCGGGCCGCAGCGGGAGCGGCGAGCCCAGGTCGGCGAGCACGGCCCGCCAGGACAGGAAGGTGGCCGCCACGTACGCGACGGCCACCGCGGCGGCCGCAACCAGGTTCGTGGCCGGCATCCGGTGCGCGGCCGCGGCGAGCTCGTCCCACGCCCCGACGACGGCGACGACGGCGAGGGCGACGGCCCCGAGCAGGAACGCCCACCGCACGAACGGGGAGCGGACGACGGCGAGGACCCGGTGCACGAGGGCGGTCACGCGGCGCCGCCTCGCTGCCCCCGGGGTCGTCGCCGCGCCGCGGACAGGGGCTCCTCGGACAGGCGCCCGTCGGACGGGTGCTCCTCGGACAGCCGCGCGAGCAGCGGCTCGACGACCGCCTCCGGGCGCACGGCGTCGCGGCCCGCCCGGGCCCGCGTCGCGGCGGCCGCGTACCGCGCGGGGTCGGTGAGCTCGGCGAGCTGGGCCGCGAGCGCCGCCGGGTCGGCCGGCGGGACGAGCTCCAGGTGGTCGCCGAGCAGCCCGCGCTGCGGCGCGGTGTCGGACGTGACGACGACCCGGCCCGCGGCGAGCCCCTGGAACACCTTGTTGGGCACGACGCGCAGCCCCTTGGGCGTGTCCGAGAAGATGCCGAGGCACACGTGGTGGCCCGCGACGACCGCGGGCAGGGCGTCGGGCTCGACCCAGTCGTGCCACGTGACCCGCACGGAGGCGTCGCGCGGCACCGCGGCGTCGACCGCGGCGCGCGTCGCCGTGAGGTCCTGCCCCGTCCCGATCATGGAGACCTCGAGCGGCGTCCCCGCGGCGGCCGCGAGCGCGAGCGCCCGCGCGATGACGGGCGCGCCCTGGAGCGGCGTGTACAGCCCGAAGAACACGACCCGCAGCGGCCCGCCCGGCGCGGGCGAACCCGCAGCGGCGTCGGACTCGCCCGCGGCGAACCACGCGTCGGGCGCCCCGACGGGCACGACGACGCCCTTGCCCGGGTCGCGCAGCATCGCGCGGTGCTCGGCCGTGTCCGTGACGACGACGTCGGCGGCCCGGGTGGCGGCCCGGTCCAGCAGGCGCAGCAGCCGGACGCGCAGGCCGCGCGCGCCGCGGTCGGTGGCGGTGTCGCCGGCGAAGACGA
Coding sequences:
- a CDS encoding lysylphosphatidylglycerol synthase domain-containing protein, yielding MTALVHRVLAVVRSPFVRWAFLLGAVALAVVAVVGAWDELAAAAHRMPATNLVAAAAVAVAYVAATFLSWRAVLADLGSPLPLRPAVSVFGISQIGKYVPGGVWNVVAAAEIGADHKVPRARSLAGMALAVLLGTVSGVVVAAVCLPVAGADALGDWVWLAWAAPLLLVLLLPPVLSRLVGLGFRLLRRPPLERPLTWSGLGVAVAWSVLSWALAGLAVWLLATGLGLEAAPRTLVLLVGAYAIAWVAGFVVVLVPAGAGVREAVLLTLLAASLPHAAVLLVVLLARVLLTLVDLLFAAVGVLVRPARGR
- a CDS encoding glycosyltransferase, with the translated sequence MTATDLTQLRGLPGEGSTPGDAALDVVHALTGVIPQVVTVTAVVVTRGRSPFLPTTLAAVRAQDRAVDDVVVVDVDAPRSTGTTLGLRLDAARFVPAAGARTFGDAVDLALAAGAATPHGWIWLLHDDSAPDPGALAALLRAVEHTRAVAIAGCKQRRWPLADDGAPLEPGSGGQMLVEVGHTVSPLGRRMTGIDDTEIDQGQHDAREDVLAVGLAGALVRTEVWQELGGTDPEYGAFGDGLDLCRRARRAGHRVVVVPEAVVHHAQASLLGLRGEPGRAPDESASYLARRRSQVHHRLAHVPAPLLPLAMLGMVLWAPLAAMYRLALKHPGEARDEIVAALWNLLRPGPLLTARRAAARTARLPRRTLHPLLASWRQVYTERRDVRLARNEANRTRWAPTELERVELRRLALRRRTGLLVTLLATAALAVAIFGAWQGVLAQGGRIVGGALLPAHGSAGDVWSAATSGWVASGLGERAPADPVLVPLTVLAWLAGGSLQTAVNVLFVAALPLAALGAWFATGSVTRSTWARTVGALAWAGSPAFLAAVQTGRYGALLAHLALPWAALALVRSVGAQARDEVEVPESANPDPEARARQVWRSDRVRRGSLGAAAAAGLLLAVAVAGAPVLLPAVAVVVVLGMLAAPRDRRNLPLALVPSVVVAAPFWLHVLRTWDAGGWRLLLAEPGAPVPAGEAPAGWQLLLGHAQVPGAWFAVDAGAHPVLARLADAAPWVFGALVVLLALAALARPRVVGGARTAWLVAAVGMVAGMLAAAQGAWPGAGASLVLLGLGGAALLGAPVAREALADAERTGWTRARRGVGLVAVAVLVLLPGAGALSWTLAESHGRELGDLHATSAAVVPAVGRQMQAEPRAARVLELGHTGDGVVGYTLLRADGSALVDSSAVVRTSPAAADRLDSLVAALSVGQEAGLSTQLADLGVGAVQVQAHADPDLVTTLDMVPGLERVTEGDGTLLWRVAVEGEPAPGWARLTAGPPSADHRPTTLAAVPSDGRTVDTDVPPADAVAPDRTLVLASAADRGWRATVDGRRLPVVDADGLQAFAVPAAGGHLEVEHAVVRQPLWLGIGGAVLLVYVLLALPVGRRRGR
- a CDS encoding WhiB family transcriptional regulator; this translates as MWNLLDEDDFPSDALRAPERVAPVLPLFGTPLEDETLLGWQDRALCAQTDPEAFFPEKGGSTREAKKVCSGCEVRAECLEYALANDERFGIWGGLSERERRKLKRRAV
- a CDS encoding TIGR03089 family protein, translating into MNTAPGAPATVAQLMNVLLREPGRPRITWYGDDGERVELSGAVLVNWVSKTTNLLVEEFDAAPGCRTLIDLPLHWRTAVWSLGALRAGATVVLPADDGSAPDGRGVDVVVTTRPQEHSGDVVAVALPALARRFDGDLPPGAVDAAGAVMTYADQILWTSETDPSEPALVAPAATAPVQGVLHGDLLAWAERTSPEAGARLLLDGRRPVLDALATMIGTWAAGGSVVLTSAATAAALEADGERRERLVAQEGVTA
- a CDS encoding glycosyltransferase family 39 protein; protein product: MRRALAAVPVLVWLAVALFLTTSLAQTLVLPNGRSPDERQHVDLVVKAATGQAWPWPDPGTATIATGSGASQFLPSNRLDGPQHLPLVDVPARGERASYLDAGGAEPWASVRADGVTRAVRNQLVQHPPLYYLAGGALLNLWPDWQHAPFDQVWLTLRWANALLLAPLPLLVWAVARRLRLPAPLPVAAALVPFAVPELTRLAASVNNDNLLVLLFAVVTVLLARVVTGDASRRTGVLLGVLTTAALLTKGFALLLPAWIALAYAVLWWRSRTRAPVVALGLAAACAVPGALWWVRNLVLFGRVQPAGNRVHQVSPEPLYSWSDGGWHWLGRLLDRFVTTFAVQDGSARLARDASWWGAHVLLVLVLAGLALTLARGALRRADVAVLVLPTVALGGIVAAGSWETFTTVHTMAAMQGRYLYGGLAGMAVAALAAAGALAPRRRRFVSLGVLGVALVVHAAYQVDVWQLYWTAPGRSLADAARAASHLYPFGTGVQAIVLTAAAAALVTCVVATVRAASAAAPDDVEIRVRRRGA
- a CDS encoding glycosyltransferase; this encodes MIVAFGTYDAARHPRVGVLVAGLRAHGHDVVELDRPLGFTTAERVRMLREPWRLPLLALRLLACWAALVRDALALRARRGAPRAVVVGYLGHFDVLLARVLYPRTLLVLDHLVFAGDTATDRGARGLRVRLLRLLDRAATRAADVVVTDTAEHRAMLRDPGKGVVVPVGAPDAWFAAGESDAAAGSPAPGGPLRVVFFGLYTPLQGAPVIARALALAAAAGTPLEVSMIGTGQDLTATRAAVDAAVPRDASVRVTWHDWVEPDALPAVVAGHHVCLGIFSDTPKGLRVVPNKVFQGLAAGRVVVTSDTAPQRGLLGDHLELVPPADPAALAAQLAELTDPARYAAAATRARAGRDAVRPEAVVEPLLARLSEEHPSDGRLSEEPLSAARRRPRGQRGGAA